The sequence below is a genomic window from Alosa alosa isolate M-15738 ecotype Scorff River chromosome 5, AALO_Geno_1.1, whole genome shotgun sequence.
ACTTTTATGCATCATTTAGTGTTTAGGTCTTTAGCGAGCGGTGCTAGAACTAAAGCGTAAGATCTGACACGATCAGAGCATTCGCAGCAGATATGTCTGACCTCACGCTTAAAGATCTTTCAAGTTTTTtctgagttgagttgagtcaTGTCTGAGTCGGAGGCCTAACACAAGTGCTCCAGCTGGCTGTAAAAACCTGTGATGTCCGGGTCAACGTACAGCTCAAGAaagtagcaggcagctcagaGGTAAAATTGTAGCTAGAATGTGTACTCTGTACAGAGAAAAGGGAACAACTGCTGTCTGATGCATATCTCTTCTATGGCCCCAGGGACTAATCTGTTACAAGGAGAGGCATCATTAGATCCCTCCTCATCCGCCTGTTAGACGCATTGTAGAAACCGGACAGGAGCCTCATCTACATGCACAAACCCCTCTCATCCATAGCAACTTACAGGACCGTGAAAGTCCATCCATGCTCTCCCAGGGGGTAAAACCTATGTATGACCTTGGCATTGTTTCAACCAATTAGTGGATGTGTGCATGCTAGAATGTCTATTTTTGTGCCTGTTTAAGTTAGCAGAAGCACAACGATTTGCATAGGGTCACAGGGTCATTAAGATGCTAACACATTGAGCCATCATGCTTTCATGAAATCAATGCAAACGCCTGTTCTTTCGTGTGTCTTGTGTCTTTTTCACATGGCATGGTTGCTGCTGCTGGCGTGGCCTTCAGGGCTACACATCGTTCTGGAACGACTGCATCTCGTCAGGCCTGCGCGGCTGCATGCTCATCGAGCTGGCGATCCGAGGCCGCCTGCAGCTGGAGGCCTGTGGCATGAGGAGGAAAAGCCTGCTGTCCCGCAAGGTGAGACGCCACAGCCGGACTCTTAGTTTCTTTGGTTTTTTTGCCCCCACCCGTCTCTGTTTACCCCCCTGTTTCACTCACAAGCCTCACAAGGTACAAAGCTTCTGTTGCCCCAatctatccctctccctccctcctcttatcggtctgtctttttctctattcacttctcacactcacacacctacactcacATCAGGTTATGTTTATAAAATCAGTGTAATTTAACTTTCTCACACTCACCTCATGTTATGTTAAGTGTAATTTATTGTTAGTTAGAGAAATATTCTGATAAATCCCGTCTTTGGACTGACGAGGGGTGTGAAATACATAAAGGAATTTTCTGAATTTTTTGGACATGTATGGGCATAATTCCTACCAGGCTGTTCTTCTTGTCTTGCCTGCAAATCTCTCCTTCAGTGCCTCTGTCTCAGTAAAGCCCAGTGCATGTAACCCCCTCCCAGCTATGTGTTTGCGTCTCTCCTTTTGCTAATGTTGTCATTTACTGCACATCTGGGAATGTGTGGCTTTGGGGAAAGAAAGCGCTCTTCCAGGTTTTGGACTTGGTCTTGTCAGTGCTGACATCTCATGTTACACTGTGTTGTAACTAAATTTATGCCCAGAATTCATTTCTTGAAAGATCCAGAGTTGGTTTTCTCACACAAACCACATTTCAGATAGTTTTTACTCTCAGTTTGAATGGATgagttaatttatttatttatttatttatatatatatatatatatatatatatatatatataaaatatatatatatatatataatatatatacaaatacaaacaaacagacagacaaagtgaCGGGTAGAGAAGACTAGGACAGGGTAGATGATTGTGTGTCGGGGTTCAATTCTGGTCATATAGTGGAGAGTTGGATGAGTTTAAGGAAAAGATCTCTTTTCTTAACAAGGCAGCAATCTTTACTAGTTCTTTGTGCTTTACCTGTAACTCAAGTTGAATTAATTTCAACTTTGTTGCGAGGCATTTTGTGAGTTATTAGTTTGCATGTGAATCGGTGAAGTAACATTAATAGTGGTCTCCTGTTGCTAATCTCTTACAATCTGAATGGGGCTTAATTTTTGGAATGTAGAATCCAGAGGACTAGCCTGATGtcgtcatactcaaattctagtcagaatatgagtctgatactgctccattgggatgtgattatggggcatgtttcaaccaatacaggCGGTGAAtcctgtaggaagaacacctgaaccatccttcttctccactattgccttaacattgttttctggtcatTATTGCACTGTTAATATCTTCTACAACAGACGCAATGGCGAAATCTAAATGTCTACCTTCTACCAACAGCGTTTTTGTTAGGGAGAACAGGGATGAATGAAACACTTTGTAATTAAACGTCATTTACAAATACTTCGTAccatactgaaagctaatattttgtcactagcaacctacatctgtcctctgtcaaacacagttgcattttcagctctgaacaaaacatTTCTTCTGGTCCGAACCGCTCTGGTTcaggcatagttgctccacaacggaacaagtccagaccgaacttcctgacctcaaatgttgtgggcgggactaagttcggctggcatccAGGCTACCAGAGGACGTGTGTCACTGAACGTTCTGAGATACTCTTTCCTGCGGAGTATTGACTGTACACAGAGGAGCAAAGAGCACTGTATTTGCAAGGCTCAGGGGGTACAAATTGCGCAGACTGTTTGACAGTGGACGGGTTCCTGTATTTGCGGAGGCTTGGATATTTGCTTTGGAATGAGGGAGTGCAGAGGACGACTGAAAAATGTACTTTCTGACAATATTTACTCGTGTTTAGATCGCAGTCGAAATGTGTTTGGGTGGCCGAAGGTTCATCTGCCTCACCACTAGAAAATATGGAGAATTCATCTATGTGCACCGTGAGCCACTAGGGGGAGTTGTTGAACATCTAAGGATGGAGGTCAAGGAAAAGGTTGGCACAAGCCAAGCAGAAACGGCTGGTTGAATCCTGGTAAAGCTTCCAGGTCAAACCTGCTTTCACACTCTTTGGATCGGTCATGTGGAAAGGTCCCAGCAGGCTATTCCAAGGCCAGTTAGTCCTGCTCCATGCCATTATGCACAAAGAAATCTATACATCTGTCCCACAACAGTGAATGTCCACATGAACAGACGCTTTTGTCACAAATGACCTTGAGTAGAAATATGtattttcatttgtgtgtgcactccCTGGGTATCCAGCATATGGGATGTCCACATCTTCAGTTTCGAGTGATGAGAGCCTAAAGGCCGTCACACACAGCCGGCGATGCGATAGTGGAACGCAACATTGGGATTCTGTTAGTCGCTTTATTACACACACTACTGGCGATGCAATCACCCAGGCGACGCGACACGGTCACCCATCGATTCAGTGGAGATGTACTGACCAATCGCCctgaaaaagagaaaggggcCAATTAGAGCGATGCAACGGTCGCCCCGTCGTTCCACTTGCCGTGTGTGTTGCCTCATTCACTTCAATAGATTCTATTCAATTTTGCCAGTCGCCCACCATAAATCGCCGTCTGGTCGCCGGCCGTGTGTGTAGGCCTTTAGGAGTGTGAAGCAGTGCTGTTTTAGAGGCAGTACCTCCAGCAGTGAACCTCCCCTGTAAAGGAGCCTCCGGCAGGCTCCAGCAagcctcctgtcctctccactAGGGCTGAATTTATGAAGTGGCGGCCATCAGCCATCTGCGCTGCTCTTgttctctcctttttctttcactctctcttttgttttttgttttttatttcattctaAGCATGTTTATGTTAGCTGTGGTGGATGCacatctcgtgtgtgtgtgtgtgtgtgtgtgtgtacgtggtgTATGTGCATTATTTAAGCGTCTCGGCCATAGTACTGGATGTTCTGTGCCGTGCCACCCTTGAGCTGTGAGGGATGGTCTGCTCACAGGCTCCCTCATGTATAATGCTGGCCAGCTGTGCGGACCTGCCTTACTGTAAGCTGCTAGCTCCAGAGAGCAAGGGGATGCTGTCAGAAAATGTCTGTGGTGTGAAATTCTAGAATATCAGATGCCCGACTTCTAGAACGTTTATGAGCTGTGAGTTATAGGATGTTTATTAGCCAGGATGTTAGAATGTTATGTGTTTTTGAGGCTCTTGTTAAATATgtgcttttgaaaaaaaattgttagATGAGTAGGAAATTGACCAGTTTAAAATGGCTTGTTCTATTCAGCTGTCTTTTGAAGTATTTCAGCTGTATTGACATGACGTGATGGAAGCTTATTCCTCTCTGTTTTGCATGTGCTATGGATAATATGGCTCGTATCACCTTGTGGGTTATCGGGTCAATACTGTGCTCATATACTCCGTTCTTTCTTAGATCATTTAATTGCaccttttattgctatttagttTTAAACTATTTAGTTCCCCCAAAGCATAGTAGTGTAGCTACTACCCTTGAGAAACTGCCGTTTTACTTTCATATGCTGCTGCTAAgtttatttcagtcttgcactgcTGACCTCAAAAACATAAAACGTAGTCCCCTCACACAAATGGTTCTCCATTGAATCTATAGCTCACCAAACCTATGCAAGCGTCATACACTTTGAGTGTTTATGTTGGTGCATGACTGGTGTGTTGGTGTAGCTCTGCACTTCACCGTGCTTATTGGGGAAAATTAACAAACTCCATGGagtagataaatagataaagaTTTATCATAGTTTATAAATCTAATTTGGAAAGCGATttgtttggttacactttacactCGTTATACAGCCTCTCCTGCCTCAGCTCCAGACCGTAGTCAGATCATTATAGGATGCTTCTAGACCGAAGTCAGCACCCAGGTCACTTCAACTGCAGGTCGAGTGCAACAAGCAGACTCAAGACATGGCTTAAGTGCGAGAGATTGCAGCTTTAGTCAATGACCAATAATTTAAGCTATGCATAAGTCTCCTTCATTAACTTTGCTTTGGTTGCAAGCTTCCATCTCCTACCTTCTAGCTATTCAGCTGcgtttctctatctctctagaTCACTCACAGTCTACACCAAGTTGTTCTGAATGGAGCAACACCACTCATAAGAGTGTATATTGTCTAGGATGTCTTGTCCTTTTTAGTTGCCCCATCACCATCATTTAGTGACTAGGGAGAGATAGTGTGCAAAATGGTCTTATTGATAATGTGTTCAAGTGAAAGGAGGAGACCGTGCCAGTGTGGAGACTTGTTTCTCACTGagagttttctttatttttggtTTGAAATAGCCTGCTAATATATGTTTTATGcacattattattaattatataataataataataataatttcatttttGGCTTATTGTAACAACCAAAGTAGATAAAAGTACACCTGTCTCCCAATTTATTGCATTTTTATGCTAGCCTAATAGTTATTTTTGTAGTAGAAATATTGGCATCGGTGCTTGGTCTCAGCAAGTATGCAAATGTAAATACTCATACTCAGTTTGAAGCAAATGGTAACTTAGCAGTTCATAGCTTGGTCCTGCCCATCTAAATCTTTCAGGGAgctctagtctggaacaccatagttcataaccgtttCCCCCAGACAAGAAAAATCTCAGGCCAATCAGCGAAACCGAAATTTGCAGTGCAGAATGCagaaatttatttacagcaaaggtagacctacatgcattgtttcctgactgttaatgctgtttattgtcggtttgtaaagtttaggcaacGTTGGATGTAACATTATACTGTACTATACTGCTGCCCAAAATTGGCCTACTCACTTGCAATTATCCAAAAATTCCCCCAGTTTCAAGAAACACACCTATAGGAAAGatgattttaaagatgcccccagagtgtaccactgtagctgcctgactactctagctgttggctgcagcaactcaagctaggtagtatcAGTTCTCCTTTAAATGCATCCATACTGATTCATTGTAGCATACCGACAGGTGGTTTGCCTATAGTCTACTCTAGATACAAGTGCATTGTAAGTCTCCAGTGTTTTTCATGTGTTTCTTTACCACACTGGCCACTGTTACTACCTCTGTATTGAAACTACAGGTGAATGTTGAGTATTCAGTCAGGACTCAAGTTCAGCAGAGAACTGGGTCTAAGagagctgtgtgttgtgtgcaggtCATCTGCAAGTCGGACGCCCCCACAGGAGACGTGCTGCTGGACGAGGCCCTGAAGCACATTAAGGACACCCAGCCCCCCGAGACTGTGCAGAGCTGGATCGAGCTCCTCAGTGGTGAGTGAAGCACTAGACCCACTCAAGACATGCACATACAACCTCACAAACCCCTGAGATGCATTAGGGACATCAAGCCCCCAGGAACCGTGCAGAGGTAGATCAAGCTCTTTAGTTTTGAGAGCAGCTCTagacacgctctctctctctctctctctctctctctctctctctctctctctctttttcgctctctctctctctctctctttctcgcttgctctctctctctctctctctctctctctctctctccccctcctctcagtCTGGCTCTCcttgcctctctgtctcttcccctTCAAGCTTGTATTTCAGCCTCTACTATACACACAGAGCTCGTTTAGATTTTTGCTAAGTCATTTGATCAGATGTTTAATTTATAGTGAAAGACTGATAATATTGGACATGTTTTGCTTTATTCCCTGTTATCACTGAAGCAGTATATTGAGGAGTGTGTGAACTTGAAGTTGAGATTTGCTAGTGTCAGACCAGCCTTTGATCTGGAGAGGTAGGGCCAGTCGCTCGGGGCTTACGAGCTGAGCAGGAAGTGGCTCTCCATAGGGAGCTGTGGGGTCAGAGGTGCCTTCAAAGCaaggagagaggacaggggaTGAAGGGCAAATCTGCTGGGAATTAGACCCCAGGCTGTAAATGTATTGGGAGTGGAGAGACCCTGTGATCACCCAAAGCATTAGCCAGTGCAAACTCAGGAACAGGAACTTGAGCCTCCAACAAAGTCAGCAGTGTGTTCACTTCATATGATGAGCTTACATATGGCTAACCTGTGACCAAAcacttgtatttattttttttcatgtggCTTTGAAGCTACTGAAAACACTTCATCAGATTACTTAAGATGTAGCTTGCAGATTTTTACAGAGTGGTGTCTACTATTCAAGTATTTAGCCCCtagtagtgctgggcggtatgaccaaaaatgtatatgacggtatttttttcatgcataatcagatgttcacagcattttctacaggttgagagaggaattgctgcagtacattgactaaggatgctctattttactgtcatgatgtagaataactcatGGTAACTcaggtaatgcagttttgcatggccccagaaaatgatgctgtttacaaagagccactcatgatgaagaatctaatcagaatgcaaagacaattgcagtcaaaatacagaacttttactgtgcaaatttcatgaacatcttgtataaaaccaatacaaaaaatagtgcaacttgcaataattatacttttttgaaaattatacaatttaaaataaaacctctctgctaatatgcttactctgtcaaataggcctatcagaaacatgccttattgttattgtgtggtttacatgacgttagtggtaggtggtaggctaacgttaacttcatgtggatgtcttgttagcctgccatgagcttcagTTCGGTTCACTAGGCAAAAAATGattgatgacagtcaggatcatttctaactagccagctcgtattgctcagttcatgtctataacatgctttacctgctacctggataatttcagtgaatattcttaaggtgaaatgaatgataagatcattaaacttcactgtgttcggtgggttgctaactaacatcatcacctactagccagctagttacagctgttgaacaatctcaatagaattttcgtgacggtaaatccctttcaatgcagtatacCTTCACTTTTTtacttaactaaagaaacaatttaaggtattctgtgcaacacccttaaataaaccccttacctaaggagaaattaagccttaagggtcatacttcaggggaaaaacttagGGTGTTTtatgtttaccctcactatgccttgCAGTCGTACCATGCCTGCGTGTGAAAAAtgtcccgtctgaaacactgtcgcgcggcgcagcgttccaaacgtataatcaaatacaccggtatggcggtatattaaaaattcatatcataacgaaaatatacaccggtatacggtgtgaaccggtataccgcccagcaccaAGCTTGCTTGTAACTACTGAACTGACACTTTCATATAATGGTGTTGTCCAGTCAAGAAATGCAGATGGCTATCCCAATTATTTGAGGTTGAATGCGGGGAGTGAGCACTAGAGGCTATGTTTAGCAAAAGCTAGCATCAGCTTTAAAGTATTTAAGGACCGAAATAATTATGGGCCACTAAACTTCAGTCTGTtattctccctccatctttttgtttctctctctctcttcctcccggCAGGTGAAACCTGGAACCCACTGAAGCTGCACTATCAGCTGCGGAACGTACGCGAGCGTCTGGCCAAGAACCTGGTGGAGAAGGGCGTGCTGACCACGGAGAAGCAGAACTTCCTGCTGTTCGACATGACCACGCACCCGctcaccaacagcaacatcaaGCAGCGGCTCATCAAGAAGGTGCAGGAGGCCGTGCTGGAGAAGTGGGTGAATGACCCGCACCG
It includes:
- the golph3a gene encoding Golgi phosphoprotein 3, with amino-acid sequence MMTSLTQRSSGLVQRRTEASRSAAADKERGSGDEDYEARRGDEQDDDDSGDSKETRLTLMEEVLLLGLKDREGYTSFWNDCISSGLRGCMLIELAIRGRLQLEACGMRRKSLLSRKVICKSDAPTGDVLLDEALKHIKDTQPPETVQSWIELLSGETWNPLKLHYQLRNVRERLAKNLVEKGVLTTEKQNFLLFDMTTHPLTNSNIKQRLIKKVQEAVLEKWVNDPHRMDKRILALIFLAHSSDVLENAFAPLLDDQYDLAMKRVRQLLDLEPEGESMKTNANELLWAVVAAFTK